In one window of Candidatus Nitrosocosmicus arcticus DNA:
- the cofG gene encoding 7,8-didemethyl-8-hydroxy-5-deazariboflavin synthase CofG, protein MSTAEIKDLSILATFLRNRIDDKFVTYSRKVFINLINLCKDSCSYCTYKKEPTDAEAVMLSPSQAIAIAKLGKKARCTEVLIVTGERPEIKYQEAKRWLTVLGYKNLSELLADLSDKILSQTGMLPHTNAGSLTKKEMSMLKSTNASLGMMLESSSERLTDKGKAHEKAPSKNPKVRLKSLVSAGELNFPITTGLLIGIDESFDEVVESLLLINNINKNYGHIQEVIMQNFLPKKGTPMEYAKSPSYPYFLRCITAARIILEGISLQVPPNLSPDVYSNYLDAGINDWGGISPITPDYVNPESPWPTIENVSTVTRKKGFTLRARLPVYPKYIINSDLSRKFVHSDLKDYIEPLIDKYGLVKEEFINNEY, encoded by the coding sequence TTGTCCACTGCTGAGATTAAAGACCTTAGCATTTTGGCCACTTTTCTTCGTAACAGGATAGACGACAAGTTTGTCACATACTCACGAAAAGTTTTTATCAATTTGATTAATCTGTGTAAAGATTCATGTTCATATTGTACATACAAAAAAGAACCTACTGACGCCGAAGCTGTTATGCTCAGCCCATCACAAGCCATAGCAATTGCTAAACTGGGAAAAAAAGCAAGATGCACTGAAGTATTGATTGTAACCGGTGAGAGACCTGAGATTAAATATCAAGAGGCCAAAAGGTGGCTTACGGTACTTGGATATAAGAATCTGTCCGAGTTATTGGCAGATTTAAGTGATAAAATACTCTCACAGACTGGAATGTTACCTCACACAAATGCTGGTAGCCTGACAAAAAAAGAGATGTCTATGCTAAAATCGACTAATGCAAGTTTGGGTATGATGCTGGAGAGTTCTAGCGAACGATTGACTGATAAAGGTAAAGCTCATGAAAAAGCTCCAAGCAAGAATCCTAAAGTAAGATTAAAATCATTGGTTTCAGCTGGTGAACTTAATTTTCCAATTACTACAGGACTCTTAATAGGTATAGATGAAAGTTTTGACGAAGTAGTTGAATCCTTGTTACTAATAAATAATATTAATAAGAATTATGGTCACATTCAAGAAGTAATTATGCAAAATTTTTTACCAAAGAAAGGGACCCCAATGGAATATGCAAAATCGCCTTCATATCCATACTTTTTAAGATGTATTACAGCAGCTCGAATAATTTTGGAAGGTATTAGTCTTCAGGTTCCGCCCAACTTAAGCCCTGATGTATATTCAAATTACCTTGATGCTGGGATCAATGATTGGGGCGGCATTTCACCGATTACACCAGATTATGTCAATCCAGAATCACCTTGGCCTACTATTGAGAATGTTAGTACAGTAACAAGAAAAAAAGGATTTACATTAAGGGCACGTTTGCCGGTCTATCCAAAATACATAATTAATTCGGACTTGTCACGTAAATTCGTGCACAGTGACCTTAAAGACTATATAGAACCGTTGATAGATAAATACGGCTTGGTCAAAGAGGAGTTTATTAATAATGAATATTGA
- a CDS encoding cobalamin B12-binding domain-containing protein, with translation MTTSLIKETSEKEKSKDLSQKKIRILVTKLGLDGHDRGALVICRALRDSGMEVIYSGLFCTPEQVVKTAIEEDVDVIAMSLLNGAHLTLFPKVSRLLREQNVQNILLVGGGVIPESDKSELEKAGITGNFGPGTSLDKIIEHIVKNVKKN, from the coding sequence ATGACCACTTCATTGATCAAGGAAACTTCAGAGAAGGAAAAATCAAAAGACCTTTCTCAAAAGAAAATCAGGATTTTGGTTACAAAACTGGGATTGGATGGTCACGACCGTGGGGCCCTAGTAATATGCAGAGCCCTTAGAGATTCCGGCATGGAAGTAATATATTCCGGATTATTCTGTACACCTGAACAAGTTGTAAAAACTGCGATTGAGGAGGATGTAGATGTGATTGCGATGAGTTTGCTTAATGGCGCTCACTTGACATTATTTCCGAAAGTTTCTCGTTTGCTAAGGGAACAGAATGTTCAAAACATATTGTTGGTAGGAGGAGGGGTAATACCCGAATCAGATAAGAGCGAATTAGAAAAGGCAGGCATAACAGGGAATTTTGGACCAGGTACCTCTCTTGATAAAATTATTGAACATATCGTAAAAAATGTAAAAAAAAATTGA
- the ilvC gene encoding ketol-acid reductoisomerase: MTIRRWLDNEVSLDPLKNLKIAVIGYGIQGAAQASNMKDSGLDVCVGLRPNGKTWAKAQNENHKVKSVSDAVKESDIIHILIPDMEQEATFKNEIAPYLTQNKAISFSHGAAIHWKWIDPPNNIDVIMIAPKGPGQRVRELYLDGFGTPSLVAVHQDYTKKAWEKTLALAKAIGSTKPGVLETTFKEEVETDWFGEQVDLCGGVHQMILKSFETLVEAGYQPEIAYFECLHELKLIVDLIQKYGITGMYNRVSETARYGGLTRGIRVIDEDSKAKMKDVLTEIQSGQFATEWVNNYKKEKKSAFSLMLQELENHEIERVGKDLRKMMWPQEKVE, encoded by the coding sequence ATGACAATAAGGAGATGGCTTGATAATGAGGTCTCTTTAGATCCATTAAAAAATCTAAAGATTGCTGTCATCGGTTACGGTATTCAAGGTGCAGCACAAGCTTCTAATATGAAAGATTCAGGCCTGGATGTTTGTGTTGGATTGCGCCCAAACGGGAAGACCTGGGCAAAAGCACAAAATGAAAATCACAAAGTAAAAAGCGTCAGTGATGCAGTTAAAGAGTCTGATATTATACATATACTAATTCCAGACATGGAACAAGAGGCGACTTTCAAAAACGAAATCGCTCCGTATTTGACACAAAATAAGGCGATCAGTTTTTCACACGGCGCCGCTATTCATTGGAAGTGGATTGATCCTCCCAATAATATTGACGTCATAATGATTGCACCAAAAGGACCAGGTCAACGAGTACGCGAACTGTATCTGGATGGGTTTGGGACTCCTTCGCTCGTTGCGGTACATCAGGATTATACAAAAAAAGCTTGGGAAAAAACTCTTGCACTAGCCAAAGCAATTGGGAGCACAAAGCCAGGCGTTTTGGAAACCACATTTAAAGAAGAAGTTGAAACTGATTGGTTTGGGGAGCAAGTCGATTTATGCGGTGGGGTTCACCAGATGATCCTCAAGTCTTTTGAAACACTAGTAGAAGCAGGCTATCAGCCAGAAATAGCCTATTTCGAGTGCTTGCACGAATTAAAATTAATTGTGGATCTCATACAAAAGTATGGGATTACAGGTATGTACAATAGAGTCAGTGAAACTGCAAGATATGGCGGGCTTACTAGAGGAATACGTGTCATTGATGAAGACTCTAAAGCAAAAATGAAGGATGTTTTAACGGAGATCCAATCAGGGCAGTTTGCAACCGAGTGGGTCAACAACTACAAGAAAGAGAAAAAATCGGCTTTTAGTCTGATGCTTCAGGAATTAGAGAATCATGAAATTGAAAGAGTTGGCAAAGATTTGAGGAAAATGATGTGGCCACAAGAGAAGGTAGAGTAA
- a CDS encoding prephenate dehydrogenase/arogenate dehydrogenase family protein: MSNVLIVGAAGRMGKWFFDYFINLRKEQPDHQYLSKKTIRIEKIFLVDVNRISYSKISEFENVYTSESFTKFVEESNIIILCTPIKETLKILDKYIMILRPGTTIIEISSVKDSIHKYMSSISLKYSNLRFLCIHPMFGPGAQVSSSSNIIIHVPLNLISIRRESRILNSLFPKYKIILIDTPEKHDTLVAILISLIYFINLVFSKLLIEISTSKTLKREKDLLKFLKQLAGSSYRIQSLLSESILTDDAPLFLNLFLGSDKSIEIIKKYGKIYDRISKKVEQKDEKYLRHLVINTKKNIKKQIDIDYSYDLLYRFLNN, from the coding sequence ATGTCAAACGTATTAATTGTTGGAGCTGCTGGGAGAATGGGAAAATGGTTTTTTGATTATTTTATTAATCTACGTAAAGAGCAACCTGATCATCAATATTTAAGCAAAAAAACGATCAGAATAGAAAAGATCTTTCTAGTTGACGTTAATAGGATTAGTTACTCTAAAATATCAGAATTCGAGAATGTGTATACTTCCGAGAGTTTCACTAAGTTTGTTGAGGAGTCAAATATAATAATATTGTGTACTCCAATTAAGGAAACACTTAAGATCCTTGATAAATATATTATGATATTAAGACCAGGAACAACTATTATTGAAATTTCTTCGGTAAAAGACTCTATTCATAAGTATATGTCAAGTATTTCACTAAAATACAGTAATTTGAGATTCCTTTGTATTCATCCAATGTTTGGGCCAGGGGCTCAAGTTAGTTCTTCAAGTAATATTATAATACATGTGCCCCTGAATTTAATTAGTATCAGAAGGGAATCAAGAATCTTGAATAGCTTATTCCCAAAATATAAAATAATTCTAATTGATACTCCAGAAAAACACGATACTCTCGTGGCTATTCTCATTAGTTTAATTTATTTTATTAATCTTGTTTTCTCGAAACTTTTGATTGAAATTTCAACTAGTAAAACACTGAAAAGGGAAAAAGATTTGCTAAAGTTTTTAAAGCAGTTAGCAGGTAGTTCATATAGAATTCAATCGTTACTTAGTGAGAGTATATTAACCGACGATGCGCCACTTTTCTTGAACCTGTTTTTAGGTAGCGACAAATCAATTGAAATAATCAAAAAGTATGGCAAGATCTATGACAGGATATCAAAGAAAGTGGAACAAAAAGACGAAAAATATTTGCGGCACCTCGTTATCAATACAAAAAAAAATATCAAGAAGCAAATTGATATTGACTACTCTTATGATTTGCTCTACAGGTTTTTAAACAATTGA
- a CDS encoding aminotransferase class I/II-fold pyridoxal phosphate-dependent enzyme → MSIEEVNILRNDMKEITNQIMKLVNQRMEIARKIGTIKTNLDLDIIDDKVELGIKSYLFSNSKYLNLDPEFSGRIVNMLINESIRIQKLEKNQIKVSQEKMNPTNNSPAQFSVSTVVKNDNGVHKFEIKSHLDVFNAAKNLELQGFKIIHMEVGEPDFLPPIEVKNELAKIYEMRKFHYTQTAGIKDLRIGLSNYISEFSTKNGYDIFEPIDPNKIIVTPGGRFGIFCAFSALLSPGDEIITIEPAWPACNDCANYLGVKTRIVKTNLEQNWEPDISEIENQININTKIICLNYPNNPTGKILSNKTHKKIIDIAREKDIYVLSDEVYSNYAYKPFQSVINFDYDKSILVGSFSKTFAMTGLRVGYAYSRDNQLINKIIKIQALALTSVAEPMQFCALGALNSDPENNNRTIQKRLDIMCKYLKKLPFEFTLPEGAMYVFARISNDLNLTDLKLVELLLNHGVAVAPGSGFGSNYSNYIRLSTCLEEKKMNEGLEIISNLVGKL, encoded by the coding sequence ATGTCAATAGAAGAAGTCAATATCTTGAGAAATGATATGAAAGAAATTACAAACCAGATTATGAAGCTTGTTAATCAAAGGATGGAGATTGCAAGAAAAATCGGAACAATAAAGACCAATTTAGATTTAGATATTATTGACGATAAGGTGGAATTAGGGATCAAGAGCTACTTGTTTAGTAACTCAAAATATTTAAATTTAGATCCAGAATTTTCTGGAAGGATTGTTAACATGTTAATCAACGAATCAATCAGAATCCAGAAATTGGAAAAAAATCAGATAAAAGTTAGCCAAGAAAAAATGAATCCTACCAACAATTCTCCTGCCCAGTTCTCTGTGTCCACTGTTGTGAAGAATGATAATGGGGTTCACAAATTTGAAATTAAATCTCATTTAGATGTCTTTAATGCAGCAAAAAATCTTGAGTTACAAGGATTCAAAATAATACATATGGAAGTGGGAGAACCTGATTTTCTACCTCCTATAGAAGTCAAGAATGAACTAGCCAAGATATATGAAATGCGCAAGTTTCATTACACTCAAACTGCCGGTATCAAAGATTTGCGCATAGGTTTGTCAAATTATATTTCTGAGTTTTCAACTAAAAATGGCTACGATATTTTTGAACCTATAGATCCTAACAAAATAATTGTTACCCCGGGAGGTAGGTTCGGAATATTTTGTGCGTTCTCTGCCCTGTTGAGTCCTGGTGATGAAATAATTACGATTGAACCGGCTTGGCCTGCTTGCAATGATTGTGCAAATTATCTAGGCGTAAAGACTAGGATAGTAAAGACAAACTTGGAACAGAATTGGGAGCCTGATATTTCTGAAATAGAAAATCAAATTAATATTAATACTAAAATAATTTGTCTAAATTATCCAAATAATCCCACAGGTAAAATCCTAAGTAATAAAACACACAAGAAAATAATAGATATAGCTCGCGAAAAAGATATTTATGTACTCAGTGATGAAGTGTATTCTAATTACGCTTACAAACCTTTTCAGAGCGTTATTAATTTCGACTATGACAAATCAATACTAGTAGGATCTTTTTCAAAAACATTCGCGATGACTGGATTGAGGGTAGGTTATGCATATTCTAGAGATAACCAGTTAATCAATAAAATTATCAAAATACAAGCATTGGCTTTAACATCAGTAGCGGAGCCAATGCAATTTTGTGCATTAGGTGCGCTGAATTCGGATCCTGAAAATAATAACAGGACAATACAGAAGCGATTAGATATAATGTGTAAATATTTGAAAAAATTACCCTTCGAATTCACTCTCCCCGAAGGAGCAATGTATGTTTTTGCAAGGATCAGTAATGATTTAAATCTAACTGACTTGAAACTTGTAGAGCTGTTATTAAATCATGGGGTAGCCGTTGCACCAGGAAGCGGGTTCGGATCAAATTATTCTAATTACATAAGATTATCTACCTGTTTAGAGGAAAAGAAAATGAATGAAGGTCTAGAGATCATTAGTAACTTGGTTGGTAAACTCTAG